The Tenebrio molitor chromosome 2, icTenMoli1.1, whole genome shotgun sequence DNA segment AACAATTTGCACATAAGTGATAAAGAAGTCAAGAGGTCAAGATACCTCTTGGATTTACCCAACCGGTACTCCTAAAAATATTGTGTGGGTATAACACAAATTGATACAAATTCTCTCATTTTCCACCTTCAACACTTGTTCCTCACTATCACAACATCTCACAATTCGGTCAACGTGCAAAGACAACACAGATAAGCACTATCAATGTTTGTTGgttgaaaaattttgcaaacaaCTTTGTTTCCTTTATCGGAACATACGATTATGTATATAAAagacatttttacaaaattgcaATCAAAACGTTCCTCCAGTCTTGGCAATATGACGCGAGCAATTTgtgttgcaatttttgttttgttcactTGTCAAACATCTTATTCTTTTAAAAGTAAGTGAATGGAACGCACATTAACAAGCAACTAAGAACAGTTTAGATTACTACTGGCGAGAGTACACCGGAGAAATACCGAAAGATGCCATTGTGGGAGGAAGAGATATCGACGGTAAGAATATCTACATCGGTCAGGCTTACATCAAGAATGAGGGCATAATGGAAGTCCAGATAACACCTGGAGTCCGCCAAGTGTTAGTCCCCATGAGggggataaaaaaaattgacaaatacgTCAAGGTAACACAATACTGCTGGAGTTGGCCATGATAATGATTGATGTTTCTTTGAGATACTCTGCGGTCCTCAAGAGAAAGTCTACTGGATGTCGTCTAACCCCAGCCGTCTTCACTCGGACTTGGTCGACAAACACGCATTAATTGGAGGACACGAAGACGGTTGGGGCTACACGAGCATCGGAAGGATAAATCGCGATGGTGAAGTCAAAATCGGTAAACTCAATACCTGCGTTGTCCATAACCCCCCCTTTTACTTCAACGACAACGGTGTAGAGCGAAGAGTGAGCAGCTCGTACCAGATCCTCATGTACAACGACACAATTTAGACATGTGAATATATGCTTAACAAATACTGTAAgcgttttatttttgcaaaccGCACGCTCGCACGCAGATAAATGCGTCAAGGTTGTCAGCTTTAAACAATTTGCACTTGGGTAATAAAGAAGTCTAGTGGTCCAAGATACCTTTTGGATTTCCCCAACCGGTACTCCTAAAAATATTGTCGGTAACACTTTATTAACAGTTCACACCACCGTGCGGAGCCAACATGAAGTTCTTCGTAACCCTCATCACAATATTTTTCTCTTTGGGACCTCACACTTGTCCACTCGAAGGTAAGTCTATTAGAAACAACCGCAAATTTGAACAGTCCCACTTCAGATTATTACTGGCGCGAGTACGTCGGAGAGACACCCGAAGATGCGATCATCGCCGGTAAAGACATCAACAACAAGAACGTCCACATCGGTCAGGCGTACGTCCACGATGCGGGCTTGATAGTAACGCAGATTTTTCCCGGAGTGAAGGAAGTGTACGTGACGTACAAAGGAGTGAGGAAGATCGACAAATACGTCAAAGTGAGTAGCAGAAGATTTGTGAAGCTTGAAAAAAGTGTTTTCGCTAGATACTGTGCGGCGAACAAGCGGATTTCTACTGGATGCAAGCGAACCACACGAATCTTCATCTGGAGCTGATCGACAAGCATGCGGTTATCGGAGGTCACGAAGATGCTTACGGATATATGAACGTCGGAAGGATCAGCTACGGTGGAGAGATTAGGATCGGGAAAGTGAATTCGTTTTGGCCGGAAGCTGCGTATTTTTACTTCGACAACAATGGCACTGAAAAGCGCATCAGTTCTTATCAGGTTCTGATGTACATTGATAAGAGTATCAATATAGATGTCAGATTTAAAGATTAAGTATCAAAGTGGCCATTTCGCATCgaagaaaaacaaagaaaaaataataaagaagtCAGCTGCAATTTTCAATTAAgatataatttaattactttaacaataaaactgactgtttaaaatattcatttaaatGAATTATAGGCTGTTTGGGTATCAAACGTCTACCAACATCGCAACATCGCAATTTAGTCGGAAAATACATGTGGCAACTGGCAACgctgttgaattttgatcaAAAGGAACATCAAGTGTTAGGTTAAGATTTTAATTCCTCCCCACACCGGGtaaagacaatttttaatctgttgctaatcaaatttctttcttttcgcagaataatattaaattatagtgaaaataatgtaagaagTCCCGTGGCAAAAATGCGAACTAATgaatgtttctatggtaatgagcaaacattttgaaagtacatacattcaaaacaataaatctACGTTTAAGACGTcattcatttgagaaattcaaacaaaattttcacttttgcaAGATATCGAAAAGGTaagaaactttaaaaatttatatgtTCAACATAGACATTATTTAATGTGCAAAAAACAGCCCCTCAATTTActataaaattgatttttttgttttgagtgTAGTTACAGAAATATTAACGCCACTGTCAGATTTGATATGGGActtcttacattatttttactatAAATGTTAATGGGTGTTCGAAAGATCGCCTTGGTGTTCGTcaatttgataaaattaaaCTGTCGTTTCAGTCGTACCAACTTATATCATCTCTAGTTACTACAGTAGACTATAGGGATATTTATTCTTTAACCAACAAGAGTGGTGTGTATTTAACACTCATCTCTATGGTGTACCATAGAAAATGTTAAGATCCTCTGCGAACAATAGTTTCGCGTAAGAAATAACAgtgcaaatttatttaacaagaatAATGAAAGACCCGGGTTAAAACCTTGAAGAATTCTCGACGTAGAAGTAGTGCGATGCATAATCATGATATTTAGCGTATTGTTCTCTGTttaacaaataagaattaaagGGAGGAACCAAGGTTTCAGAATAAACGGACGGAGGGAGTTGGTCAAacaatgatgcaaaaaaatattattattattattattattattggtaCCAGGTGTCAATGACCAATGAGTCTTTACAACAATTCAAAGCTTGTAAAATATCATCTTTGACAAGCGGCGAATTTTTGTAATGGTAGTTATGCAACCAAATTTACACGTAAAATAACGCAACCTTTTTGTGGGATATTTTGCACAATTTTCCCTTTCCAGCACACGTTTTAAAGCAAAAGCGTTAACACAAAACAATTCTGAATCTTGTAAACGGTGGAAATCTCACAACGAACGGTTTGATCTGTGACTGAATGAATTACATTGTCACGCAAGGGGTGTTTCCTCTTCGGTAGACACGAACGGAGCAAATCCACagttataatttataatgatgATTGTTGAGGGTGCAAAGCTATttaataagtaataataatcatgGTCAAGTGCATAGAAGCTTGTAATTTACATAATCAAACACTGTATATCTCGgttgtttaaataaaaggAATTTTCTTTAAggatgtaaatatttaatttaatcagtattGTATACTTAAACGTGTTTGATTTTGAGTGAACCAGCTACCCAGAGTATTGCGCGTGCTAAAAAGCAACTTCTGTAGACTGCGTAAATTTCCTGTCCTTCAGAGTATTTTTCTAAATCTGAATTAAtatctttaaattaaatatgtatatacttTGGGCACAGATATTGATTATAAAGTGAAACCAGCATGTGAAATGCAAAGAAAAAAGTAATCAACAATTAGCGAAATAAACGTATTGAGAACGAATAAGAAATAATAAGAAATTGGTGGAATAGCAAAGAGcaacttttaattaatttctcgTGTAAACTGTCTCAGATTCGTTGTAAGTTTCTAAAAGTTGCGTTGTCTTCAATGTGTGGCTTTAAAAATAGCGAGttggcattaaaaaaactacccCTGACGTCAGCACGCTGCCACGTTTGAAATTGGAATTGATTTGACATTTGCAAGTGGACCACTCTCACAAtcgaacatttaataattttttctcggGCACAACAGCTCCCGCCAAAACCTCCCCGTTCAGTTTTGCACCCCGTCCCCGTCCCCACCCGGACCCCAACAAAATCCCTGTTACCCCACCTCGTCGTCGTAGTCGTCGGCGTGAGCCCTTCGTTTTGTTATTGTTAGACGAAATAGCGCCGCGTACGGCTCTAAGTAGAcgaaacaatacaattttgaggtagtaaatcaataaaatggaGTGCGCGACTAGAGCGATGTCAGGTCGATAGGATAAATGGCTGTCCAGGATTGGCTGGATGAAATCAATAGAGGTAGACCGATTTTATCGATTTTTATGCCGGCATCTGCAACTGGCCAAATTCACTTTTGTACGAGTGGTGCAGCAGCCTACGGTGATGCGTTCGTGTTGAAGCCGTCGCACCAGAAGGTAAAGCGTTTCTGTGTTGTCCCCGCGTTTTTCAAGCTGACCAGGACGACGGCGTCGCGGTGCACGCCGCCACACGCTTCATTCAAATAAACGGCGACGCTGCAGCTTTTTTGCATCGAAGTGTGGGGTGCACCGAGCGAGCCGGTCCGTCCTAGCTTCTTGTTTACGTTCTGCATTAGCTCTAATCAATATTTTGCCGTAAAAATGATCCTGCACGACGGCGGGGActgataaaaatgataattaggTACGTGGCGGCTTCGTAGTTGGCAACAGGTATTCCACATTCATTCTGAAGAACtggttttgttttaatttcgttGTGACACCCCCAAAGAGTAAAATAACGAATTGCGTAGTGCTTTTGGTTGCCTATCTGTCAGGCGTTTTTATATTATCGTTCTTGTTGGCAGCCGCCATGGACCAGATAGCCGAGAACTACCAGCTCAAGTGGCACTCCTTCGGCACCTACCTCCATTCGTGCATCGCCACCTCCCTCCAGAACGAGTCCTTCGCGGACGTAGCTCTCGTCACCATCGACGGTCGCCAGATCATGGCCCACCGGTTCGTCTTGTCCGCCTGCAGCCAGTACCTCCACCAGATCCTCAAGTTGCAGCCCCGGGTGACCACGGCTTTGCCCCTCATGATCATTTTGCCCCCCGAGATCAACTACCGCACCATGAAGACGCTGATCCAGTACATGTACAGCGGAGAGGCCACCGTCTCCAAGGACATCCTGGAGCCGGTCCTGCGCGGCGGCGACATCCTCAAGGTGAAAGGGCTGTGGCGCCCCAAAGAGGACGAGAACAACGACAACCGCCTGGTGAAAGTGTCGCACAAGAACGACAAGTCGAAACAAGCGGCCAAACCCGACCAGAAGGAGAGTCCGGAGGCGGCGAACTCGCCGCCCAAAGTGCTCAACTACACCATCAACGTGATGAAGACGTACGAGGGGAAGAGCGACGGGAAGGACAAACAGGTGAAACCCGCGGAGGAGAAGAAAAAGCCGAAGAACAATCAGAACTCGGTGATCAAGAGCACCGAGGAGGAGAAGCGAGCGCAGAAGAACGACTCGGAGGAGTCGGAGAAAGCGGAGCAAAGCAACGACTCGCTGCAGTTTCTCGTGATCAAAGAGGAGCCGATCGAGTGGAGCGAGGTGAACGACGCAGAGATGGAGCTGGTGGACGAGAAGGAAGTGTTCAGCACGGAGATGACGATCAAGCCGGAGATCTACATGGAGGACGGGGAGGAGCAGGGGTTGTACTCGCCGCTGACGTGCGAGCTCTGCACCGAGACTTTTACGCTTCCAGCAGAATGGGTGAGGCACGTGCAGACGCACACGGACATGTTGCCGGCGAAGAGGCAGAGGCGGGGCAAGAGCTCGCAGGTGAGGCCGTTCCGTGACCACAAACCGAGAGGAATTCACAGTTTTTCTTTTGCAGGACGACGAAACCGACGCACCTTTCCCCCAGCTGCACTGCGACCTGTGTCAGAAGTACTTCCCCACGCCCGCCGAATGGGTCCACCACATCCAGAACACCCACACCGAGTTCGAGCTGCACCTGTCGAACAAGACGGCTCCCGGTAAAGTGATCAAAACGCCAAGGTCGTTCGGACCGGCACAGAACTCTTGCACCATTTGTTCGAAGAAGTTCCCCTCTCATGCTTCCTTGCTGATCCACAAGCGCACCCACACGGGGGAAAAACCGTACATGTGCGAGCTGTGCTACAAAGGCTTCAACGTCAAGAGCAATCTGTTGAGGCACCTGAGGACTGTCCACGACAAGATCATCAACCCCACCGAGGTGGATGACGGCGTCAGGGAGGAGACGACGGGGGACTGAGTTCCGATGCATTTCATGTGTACATAAACCGTTCTATACTATattcttaataaaattaacCGATTAAAGGGGTCGTGGTTTCAGGACGATTTCTCAGTAAGCCAGAATAAATTACGAGAATTATTTActtaatcttttttttattttggaacCCTCACATTTATCTCTTCACATAGTATTTGGATGATGCGATCAATCGATATGCCTCGTCATAATTACGTTATTGTAAATAACACGATTTCTTAGTTCTCGTCGTTTCAAGATCACTGAAGTTGCAAATTGAACTTTTTGTTAAacaaacaacattttaaaaccTTCCAAAACAAGTTACTACGAAACCCACGTCAAACCAGCCCTGCACTCGAAGTTATCTATCAAACTCCAAGATGTGTATCCTTCATCGTGGATAGCTTTCAGAACTGTGTTCTTATCTTATACTCCAAAGCACGTCTCGATACCCTTCGACACCCGTTCCAGATGCTCTCACCTTTACCGTCTTCGTTCCACGTGCTTTCTGCTTGATGCGCGGCGTTATCGCCGGTGAAGTGGTGAAGATGAACTCGTCAGAGAAATAATCCTTTCAAGAGCGAACACAAAATTACGCAAATGCTGCATCAAAGacaaaaactgcaaaaaaTTCATTGTTTATGTCTCTTATGCAACTGCATTTTACATGCACTAAAGCAATGTAAGACGTGACTGTGACAAAGATAAGGATATGACTATAAGAGAGCCTGggttacttttaattttgaaaagctaatagctattttcaatacaagtgagcaaagtagtaTAGGTACTCCCCACTCTGACAGATTCAAGagattgtacgttttttgacagacgacaGACCCAGAGAGTagtgtggcgggaattaatctgcagggatacaacggttttctgcataacgtgaaacaatagGGTATTTCACGGCGCAGGTTTAGAACACGCATGCGCCATTTTTCATTCAACTCCTGTCAGACGCATGTCAGCTTGTGACCTAACCTCACaatattaacaataaaaataatgataaaaaagTCTTCAAAACTGTTTAAAATGGGTAAAGTTAGAGCAAAGTATTACGGTGCAGttaaacattgtgtttttggCGACTGTGTTAGTGACAATAGAATTGATACTTCATGAGTTGTACGAAAATAGGCGGAGTTTGCTACTGCGCATTCACTTAAAGAAATAGTCTATtcagatggagagtttagtatttttcactgctttatgttttggaactagaatttaaaaacgtataATCCatcaccgtacggagtatacatttaatcacgagtacggAAGTGATTAAATACACGTTTGCTCATGCGTgttgaatctgattttttttccattatcaTAAAAAAGAGTCGCAGAATCGAAATTTCGGGCGcatttttttgtcactttttgaattttgagttaattacaatgagtgtaattaaatcatcggTTTCACCTGCTGCCTACCCCTTATTATGCCGCaaatcactattttttaatgtaaataaatcaaaatgacaaaagcATGACAACAGTACaaaatgaggttatattaACGTAAACTGTACATACCTATCATTATCTAGCTgcatcactattt contains these protein-coding regions:
- the LOC138123172 gene encoding zinc finger and BTB domain-containing protein 24-like → MDQIAENYQLKWHSFGTYLHSCIATSLQNESFADVALVTIDGRQIMAHRFVLSACSQYLHQILKLQPRVTTALPLMIILPPEINYRTMKTLIQYMYSGEATVSKDILEPVLRGGDILKVKGLWRPKEDENNDNRLVKVSHKNDKSKQAAKPDQKESPEAANSPPKVLNYTINVMKTYEGKSDGKDKQVKPAEEKKKPKNNQNSVIKSTEEEKRAQKNDSEESEKAEQSNDSLQFLVIKEEPIEWSEVNDAEMELVDEKEVFSTEMTIKPEIYMEDGEEQGLYSPLTCELCTETFTLPAEWVRHVQTHTDMLPAKRQRRGKSSQDDETDAPFPQLHCDLCQKYFPTPAEWVHHIQNTHTEFELHLSNKTAPGKVIKTPRSFGPAQNSCTICSKKFPSHASLLIHKRTHTGEKPYMCELCYKGFNVKSNLLRHLRTVHDKIINPTEVDDGVREETTGD